Sequence from the Gammaproteobacteria bacterium genome:
ACTGTCCCGGCGCGTGATGACGGTGCAACTGACATCTTCAACGACTTGATCCAGAACGGTTTTTAGGGAATTTCTGGCCTCGCTGAAAGAAATAATACGCATGACAATTTCTCCCGTTGTCCCATGAGTTGTACAAGTGGAATGGTTGTCGGTCAGTTGTACAATTTACTGAACAACTCCAGTGTTCATGCGGGGTGGGGAGCAGGGGTGTACATGGGGAAATTGTTTCGGTAGAATTCGCTCCGTCATTGGGGAGTAGCTGACTGGCACAGTAAGGTG
This genomic interval carries:
- a CDS encoding type II toxin-antitoxin system Phd/YefM family antitoxin — encoded protein: MRIISFSEARNSLKTVLDQVVEDVSCTVITRRDS